Proteins from a genomic interval of Paenibacillus lentus:
- a CDS encoding AzlC family ABC transporter permease: MSRQDKIALALKEVLPIVLAYFPLSITFGVLAAASGVPWYVSVFSSVWIYSGGAQFMLISMIETATAPVTIIATILLVNMRHVLYGATMGPYLAHWREPLKWLAALGLTDESFVVTSNRAAAGERLTPSYYLTFALAAYGSWISGTIVGAGIGGIVPSEAATVLSFALPALFLALLFGGERTLPHLLAACTGAALATLAGLLNLGGIGLIVGGIIGATAGQMLGRKRIKPIRS, translated from the coding sequence ATGAGTCGACAAGATAAAATTGCTTTAGCACTAAAAGAGGTTTTGCCTATAGTGTTGGCCTATTTTCCCTTATCTATTACTTTTGGAGTTTTAGCGGCAGCTAGCGGCGTCCCCTGGTACGTATCCGTGTTTAGCTCTGTATGGATTTACTCAGGAGGAGCACAATTTATGCTGATCAGCATGATTGAAACGGCTACAGCTCCAGTTACAATTATTGCCACGATCCTTCTTGTAAACATGCGGCACGTCCTTTATGGTGCTACAATGGGGCCGTATCTTGCGCACTGGCGTGAACCTTTAAAGTGGTTGGCAGCACTTGGGTTAACGGACGAGAGTTTTGTTGTCACCTCTAATCGTGCGGCAGCTGGCGAAAGGCTTACACCTTCATATTATTTAACGTTTGCATTGGCGGCGTACGGATCTTGGATTAGCGGAACGATAGTTGGTGCCGGAATCGGTGGAATTGTACCTTCCGAAGCAGCCACTGTGCTTAGTTTTGCGCTTCCTGCGCTGTTTTTGGCACTATTATTCGGCGGTGAACGCACTCTTCCGCATCTATTAGCAGCTTGTACGGGGGCGGCATTAGCCACGCTGGCAGGATTATTAAATTTGGGCGGAATTGGTCTAATTGTTGGCGGAATTATTGGAGCGACGGCAGGGCAAATGTTGGGCAGAAAAAGAATCAAACCTATTCGATCATAA
- a CDS encoding AzlD domain-containing protein encodes MESQLWIILLIGAGTYMFRAVSLVLGSRMQWSERTKEWLSYVSPAVLGALLGPLLLLNDGQWVPIRDNTMLLAAIPTILVAWWTRRLLLTVVSGIGFYTIVYYLM; translated from the coding sequence ATGGAATCTCAACTTTGGATTATTCTCCTAATTGGAGCAGGAACTTATATGTTTCGTGCAGTTTCTCTCGTGCTGGGAAGCCGCATGCAATGGTCGGAAAGGACTAAGGAGTGGCTTTCTTATGTTTCACCAGCGGTACTTGGAGCTTTGCTTGGCCCCTTGCTGTTACTGAATGATGGACAATGGGTTCCAATCAGGGACAATACGATGCTGCTAGCAGCGATACCAACGATATTAGTTGCATGGTGGACACGTCGATTGTTGTTAACCGTGGTATCAGGTATTGGATTTTACACAATAGTATATTACTTGATGTGA